TTcgttaaattttaatcaattatatgaaaagtGCAATACATTTGAcgtataattgatatataattttaaagacgtaataaatcatatgaaaattattttacatttgttctgtaattaatttaattcggtTAAATTTAGTAACAACTAACAGCCCCAACTTTAACCCTTTagaaaaatgacataaaattttcagttttgttATCTTGTCCTTCTATAGATGAGAATCtcagataaaaaagaaactaatgGTTAGTTACAACTGTTCCATAATTGAACAAAAACCATAATCTAAGATGATTCAACCTCCTCATCAACCAAACAGGCTATGATTCTTTAACTTCCAAAAAACAAGGGAATCCCCAACACCCACCTAGGATGGACTACCTAAGTTGTGTTTGGTGGACGCCTGAAAATAGTGTTAACCACGAAACAATGAGAGCACGAAACAATGAGATCATCCCattattaaaaactttttttggGTGATTAAAATAGCATCCAAACTTGCCTTAAGAGTGGTGACCCATGAAAGGACCATGTGAGCATAAACTACCACAAATGTCgcatatagaaaaaaaagaataagtatatttatattttataatctataatctgtttatataaatttttctgtctgatgaataattacacatattttcatcaaatagtcagtaaaatcaatattattatataaattatttttatattgtttattttcagGAGTgatgtttgtaattatataagtaatttatgTGAATCGAGTGGATTGTAAATGTATTTATCCTCTCacaaaaaagtaaacaaaGACGGCAACTTCTTTGGTAGAGGAATTGCAAATGGCAAGAAAAATGATTGGTTTGAAAATTGGAGTGGAATGGTTGACATGAACAAAAATTCCATTCACAATACGACAAGACATAGGCGTGTAATAAGTGGGTTGGAGCCAAACCTTTTGTGTCTAGGTCAATGCTAGAGTTTCATATGCTgtgttagaaaattttcttgcCATTTCTCTAATGTTCTTTCTTTATTCTACTAGCACGTGTAACACGTTGTTTctatgtgcatataataaataatatttttaatatttaaaatatattatataagagtaaaatatataaattaatatgttatatctaaaaaaaataaaaaaagaaattaatttatcagttaatataagatgttaaaaattgaataagttagttatattattaattgaagaGCATTTTCGACTTTACATAAAATTGATGTGGCGGTGTCATTGAACCATTTATGAGGGTGaggaacttttttttttctttatataatatagattattattattattattaaataaggaTAGAAATTGATTAATGCTACAAATGTTTTCTTAATTGAAAGGTACCGACGAATTGATTTATGGTACTGGTCCCGTCACAGTCATTTAATGTACTTGATTCACGGAAAAGACCACCTTAATTTTGGTAGTGGAAGCTTCCGCACATTCCGCCtgacttataaaaaaaaaaaaaaaaaaaaacattcaaactattattttatttttctttcgcACCTAAGTTTGGGTGacctttttaattaattgattaaaaggtgtaacaaatttatttaattagagtaactttaggatttattttgttaattagaattatattaGTGTGTTGAACTATTGATAGACGTGGCATCATACGTGCTTGCCGCTTCCTGGCCGGCCGGGCACAAAAGAAGTCAAAACTGTACGGTTTATTATTATGCCACTCCAAAAATTTATGACGTTTATGATGTGTGTGTACGCTCTGATACTTGAGAACAtgtctaaaatattaataagagATTAATTCAACTAAACATTcgttatgatatattttaacacAGGTGTTATATGTGTTTAGCAtcagtaaaatataaaatatatcgTCAGCATTTTTCTTTCGAATTCTTAAAAAAGGAGATTAggtgtaaataattaattgtttaaaggagtgtaagtgtaattttagtcttaaAAAAGGAGATTAGGTATAAATTCGTATTTTTATAggggtctaaatgtaattaattgaaaaaattattagactTGTTAATGGACCAAAATATAGAGGCCCAGACACATTTAATGGGCCCAATTTCATCTATCGAATTGCTTAGCATTCGGTTCCGCTGGCAAACAGAGAGCCCAAACAATGGCTTTCTGGGAAAAAGGCTGGAGGCCCAAGGCCCATTATcgttatatttaaattttaaaatgtcgaactccaatttttcaaattttcggTGGGTTTTCACCTAGGGTTTTGAAGAGCGATAAACCCAGAACACAACTCTATTTTCTCTTTGCCGAGGTCTTCGCAATGAGCAGATCAGGACAGCCTCCGGATCTCAAGAAGTAAGTGTCTGTTCTTCGTATCCTTACGTTTGCGTGTaccttcatatatatatttatatatatatttttatatattattattgcttGAGAATAAgttttttccattttggttTTCTTCTCTATCTAATGCAGGTACATGGACAAAAAGCTACAGAGTGAGTTTCTTTGGTTATTccttttatatcttttttggaaaaaagtgTGATGAGTAAACGAAGTGAAGCTGAGATTTCTAGTTGTTCTGGTTCTAAATATGTTTCAGTCGTTTCgatttcgtaaaattgcacCGCGTGtctaattatatgaataagtTAGTGTTTCCTCTGTACTTTATTGATGGGGGAGCTTTGGGTTCTCTAATTGAAGTGAATGAAAAATAGCTCGCTCTGGCTTTTGCAGATTTGCTATTCCCCATATCGGTTTACATATGTAATGTGCTTATATAGAGGTCATGATCGAGTTGGTTACGTATCAAGATTTGGAGAAGTTAGTTCGGATTATCATTATGGCCTATTGTCAGCTGGTAGTTGTTTGGACTTTGGCTTATGCATTTATAAAAATGCCAATGTTGTTTTGAAAGTAGTGAATGtcttttgtttattctttGAGCAGAGGTTTTGGTTCTTATCTTCAATATGATTTAGTTCCACAAGCAGAGGTTAGACCAACTAGCATTTTCAAAAAGCTGTCAGTACATTTAATTCTTAAGTTCATCAGGGCTTAAGTTATAGGAATGTAATCTTTGTATTTGAGGATTTTTCAGATGTCAGCCAATATTTGAATGGGTCTGGTTGTTAATATTCCTTGATAGTTGATGGGGCTGTCTAACTATGTTGAGCTATTTGGGTCATAGAAACATGGtgttttacttttatcttatttatgGAGCTATTGAACCCACAAGTTCTCTGGGTTCTCCCCATCCATGTTCTTCAATAAGAATTCAGTTTTCTACATGATTGAGAATTTTAAATTGGACTTTTGAGATGTACTCTATAAGTGGTGGCATCACATGTTATGTTGCACAGGCCTGTAAGTATAGTAAAATAGCATCACACCAGAAACTGTTAAATGGAATTGGTTTATATCATTATTGACGTTTGTAGTTTGCTTGGTATAAAGTGCAACCTTGTTTTTCCTATATGTACATCAGAAACTCATGTGGCCTGTGTATGGTGTTGAGTATTGTTGCCTTTTTTGGTTCATAATGTATTCTCTTCTCCACATGTAGACATCTACAtctacatattttaaaatttgtggtGATGTATTTTCAGTAAAGCTTAATGCCAACCGTACGGTGGTTGGAACGCTTCGTGGCTTTGATCAGTTTATGAACCTGGTGGTGGATAACACTGTTGAAGTGAATGGAAATGAGAAAACCGATATAGGCATGGTGGTGAGTCTTTTCAGTTTCCATTTTTGTGCATTAAATTTAGGGGTTTGCATTAACAATCGAGCCACAACCTTATGattgtcattatttttctattgcaGGTCATCAGGGGAA
This Sesamum indicum cultivar Zhongzhi No. 13 linkage group LG5, S_indicum_v1.0, whole genome shotgun sequence DNA region includes the following protein-coding sequences:
- the LOC105161751 gene encoding probable small nuclear ribonucleoprotein G, whose amino-acid sequence is MSRSGQPPDLKKYMDKKLQIKLNANRTVVGTLRGFDQFMNLVVDNTVEVNGNEKTDIGMVVIRGNSVVTVEALEPVSRAQ